AGTAAATGTCCAATAACCACCCACGAGCAGCAGTCCACTGCCTACCAAAGCCCACATGCCACCGGCAAAGAGAAATTGTACACGTTTGGAGACCACAGGTTTATGGGATTCGAGCCAGGTAACCATTAGCAGAACTCCATTGCAAGATTGCCTCCCTTCATCTGATATCAAGACGTGACACCAGGGGAAGTCCTCATCCATCCTTTTCCCAGACCCTATAGTTGCTGGTGATGAGGCTGAACAGTGCCATCTCACCTCATTATGTCACACGTGATTTGTCAATCTTGTCTCGAGTGGTTGAGGGTTGAGATACACCTGTTCCAGCAAATGCTGTTGGCCATATTTCTGCACATAATGCTTGCTGATAGTCAGGGGAACAATAAGAGGTATGAATTCCTGCTCGTACTGCTCGATGACCTCGACAAGTTCCTGTTTTTCGTTGCCTGTCAGCTCTTTCTCGAGATATGCCAGGATATGACGCAAAACTTTCACGTTTTTCTTTACCGTAGTCTTTAACTGGAGCGCTTGCAGGAATAGAGATTCATACTTTGAATATAGCTCCCCGCGAGGCAGCTTGCCGTTCTCTGCTGTCAGTTTCTCCATGAGCCTGTAGTGCCTGGCGCTGTGAGACAGTATGGCCAGCCTTTCTCTGGCATGAAAGGAGAGCAGCTCTTGCCTGCCGGGTCTGTCAGCCAACAGCTCTCGCCACCTCTTGAGCGCAAAAATGCGTTGGATAAAGTTTTCCCGAATTCCCATGCCATGCAACCTGGCCTCATCCTCAACAGGCACCAGAGGAAAGTGCTCTATAAAAATGCCAGCGAAGATACCCGTACCTCTCTTGTAAACTACGCCTCTGTCATTATATATTTTTACCCCCTGCATTCCAGAACTGGGAGATTTGCTCTTGAATATGAAGCCACAGAGACCTTCCCTTTCCAGCTGTCTCACCTTTTCTTGTGCCCAGGAAACCATGCGTGCCGTAAGATCAATTCTGCTTCGAGCAGTGACGAGTCGAGGAGACCCAGGAGATCCCTCCAGACGCATCGGTTCCCGCGGCACGCCCAGACCACATTCCACTTCAGGGCAGACCGGCACAAATTCTACAAATCGGCCCAGGGTGTCAGTGAGATAATGGTCACGTTTGTGGCCGCCATCATAGCGGACCCTGTGCCCGAGGAGACAACTGCTGATACCAATGCGCAACCTGGTCGTCACTATTCCTGCGCCAACCCCGCCTCTTATGGATGTCAGGGCAACCTGTGAGCTCTGACTTACACTCGTAGCCAGTTTTCCGAGGCCCTTGTTCTATGAAGCCCTACTTCTGCTTGGCTTGCAACTGTTCTTTAACGAAATTCAGGGTTCCTCCGGCCAGAATACTCTGCCTCTGGCGCGGTGAGATATCCAGAGTTGTAATAAACTCATGTCCATTCACTCGCACAGGGATTTCCCGGTCACCAGCTGCTACTCTCCGCCTTATCTCCGGAAGGACTACCTCATTCCACTTTTCCAGCTTGTCATAGTCTGCAGCATCTCGAAAAACCAGCGGCAGTATACCGAAGTTACAAAGGTTTGCCTTATGAATCCGGGCAAAGCTCTTGGCAATCTTGGCCCGCACCCCTAGATAACGAGGGGCCAGGGCAGCATGCTCTCTGCTGGATCCCTGTCCATAGTTTTCTCCACCCACCACCACAACGGTGCCCTTTTCCTTTGCCTCGGAATGAAAATCAGGATCAACCTGATAGAAAACAAACTCACTGATTGCCTCTATGTTGGACCTCAGGG
The Deltaproteobacteria bacterium DNA segment above includes these coding regions:
- a CDS encoding DUF523 and DUF1722 domain-containing protein, with amino-acid sequence MTTRLRIGISSCLLGHRVRYDGGHKRDHYLTDTLGRFVEFVPVCPEVECGLGVPREPMRLEGSPGSPRLVTARSRIDLTARMVSWAQEKVRQLEREGLCGFIFKSKSPSSGMQGVKIYNDRGVVYKRGTGIFAGIFIEHFPLVPVEDEARLHGMGIRENFIQRIFALKRWRELLADRPGRQELLSFHARERLAILSHSARHYRLMEKLTAENGKLPRGELYSKYESLFLQALQLKTTVKKNVKVLRHILAYLEKELTGNEKQELVEVIEQYEQEFIPLIVPLTISKHYVQKYGQQHLLEQVYLNPQPLETRLTNHV